One stretch of Tepidibacter hydrothermalis DNA includes these proteins:
- a CDS encoding 4Fe-4S binding protein codes for MRRFVPRLRWITLIISFVLLTFGVQILGKRIYDLKLPIMSCVYNKDYLVEGSCYTITEFGEWLISSLTLGNIMSVLLFILSTLILIVIFGRILCGFICPFGFIQDVLTFIREKLHIPAFRFSEKTRNKLKLLKWILLFIFLVGIELCELCPVRAIIPPLTGSGFEMDGLSVLIAIVVIVGGFFKNRLWCNYCPMGYFVGVFHKFSFIKLKKDCTACTECGVCYEACPMDIKSIYTEREKEDITTSDCIFCMKCIDSCPEDKAIKTTFLGKSIYSSSRENFHENHITYGKFKQKKDVSKLWTTSKNEEEVK; via the coding sequence GTGAGAAGATTTGTCCCAAGACTTAGATGGATAACTTTAATAATTAGTTTTGTTTTGCTTACATTTGGAGTTCAAATTCTTGGAAAGAGAATTTATGACTTAAAACTTCCGATAATGTCGTGTGTTTATAATAAGGATTATTTAGTAGAAGGAAGCTGTTATACGATTACAGAATTTGGAGAGTGGTTAATTTCAAGTTTAACCCTTGGAAACATTATGAGTGTTTTATTATTTATACTGTCTACTCTTATTTTGATTGTAATATTCGGAAGAATACTGTGTGGGTTTATATGCCCATTTGGGTTTATACAAGATGTATTAACCTTTATAAGAGAAAAGCTTCATATACCAGCTTTTAGATTTTCTGAAAAGACAAGAAATAAGCTTAAATTACTAAAATGGATATTATTATTTATATTCTTAGTAGGAATTGAATTATGTGAATTGTGCCCTGTACGAGCTATTATTCCTCCACTTACAGGAAGCGGATTTGAAATGGATGGCTTAAGTGTTCTAATAGCAATTGTTGTGATTGTTGGTGGATTCTTTAAAAATAGGCTTTGGTGTAATTATTGTCCAATGGGATATTTTGTAGGTGTTTTTCATAAATTCTCTTTCATTAAACTAAAAAAAGATTGTACTGCGTGTACAGAATGTGGTGTTTGCTATGAAGCTTGCCCTATGGATATAAAGAGTATTTATACAGAAAGAGAAAAAGAAGATATTACTACCAGTGATTGTATATTTTGTATGAAATGTATAGATTCTTGCCCAGAAGATAAAGCCATAAAGACTACTTTTTTAGGAAAATCTATATATTCATCTTCTAGAGAAAATTTTCATGAAAATCATATAACATATGGGAAATTCAAACAGAAAAAGGATGTATCAAAACTATGGACAACATCAAAAAATGAGGAAGAGGTAAAATGA
- a CDS encoding acyl-CoA dehydratase activase encodes MIYFAGIDAGSTYVKAALIDENKVVGVKVANTGIDNVTTAKRLLEELAKDANIEFEDISFIMATGYSRRGIETADDNISEITAHAYGVRLTAPEGIKPRLIIDIGGQDSKVISLDENLQVNNFVMNDKCAAGTGKFIEVIAGLLETTIDQVGPLSLESIDPCDINSTCVVFAQSEVISLMARKIDRKDILAGMHMSMAKRVAKMARKFDVNVDVLMTGGGALNSGLYSAFEDELMADIFVANYPQFNGAIGAALIGKERAE; translated from the coding sequence ATGATATATTTTGCTGGAATTGATGCAGGTTCAACATATGTAAAAGCAGCATTAATAGATGAAAATAAGGTCGTAGGCGTGAAGGTAGCCAATACAGGAATTGATAATGTAACTACTGCAAAAAGATTATTAGAAGAGTTAGCTAAAGATGCAAATATAGAATTTGAGGATATCTCTTTTATAATGGCAACAGGATATAGTAGAAGGGGTATTGAAACTGCAGATGATAATATTTCTGAAATCACAGCACACGCATATGGAGTAAGACTTACTGCACCAGAAGGTATAAAGCCTAGATTAATAATAGATATTGGAGGACAAGATAGCAAAGTAATTTCTTTAGATGAAAATCTTCAAGTAAATAATTTTGTAATGAATGATAAGTGTGCTGCAGGAACAGGAAAGTTTATAGAGGTAATTGCTGGATTGTTAGAAACAACAATTGATCAAGTAGGACCTTTATCTCTTGAAAGTATAGACCCTTGTGATATTAATAGCACGTGTGTTGTCTTTGCACAATCAGAGGTTATATCATTAATGGCTAGAAAAATAGATAGAAAAGATATCCTAGCAGGAATGCATATGTCAATGGCTAAGAGGGTTGCTAAGATGGCTAGAAAATTTGATGTAAATGTAGACGTATTGATGACTGGTGGAGGAGCATTAAACAGTGGACTTTATAGTGCCTTTGAAGATGAACTGATGGCAGATATATTTGTAGC
- a CDS encoding 2-hydroxyacyl-CoA dehydratase family protein, with translation MTQQLNDIRKEKRFKRFERNMIKLSYKAIKDIEEMKDCPKNLEYFTNVLKRTFVDCESIKDREKVDTIGTYCVMVPEELIYASGAIPVRLCGGNHIATLAGDEKAPRDACPLVRSSVGFQMYDLLPIYKDCKALMIPTTCDGKRKMTSILSKYKKVIPLHVPTLKDEEESKDGFLKDLYALKNTLEKITGNEITYDRLKYAIEAVASAQYEIRRLYNIKKQNPSVIKGTHAMAVLNSYAYDRVDLWADALSKLNDELEKKIKEKKHIGSKKSPRILITGSPVIFPNIKIPYLIEEQGGIVAADETCMGERGLYDPVAVTDNSFEGMMRGLSLRYTLPCTCPSFTYNDERLFKIKQLTKDFDIDGIVYHVIRGCVSYDFELRYIESEMKKHNIPVLRVETDYNTEDVEQLRIRIEAFMEMIKA, from the coding sequence ATGACACAACAATTAAATGATATAAGGAAAGAGAAACGATTTAAAAGATTTGAACGAAATATGATCAAATTATCTTATAAAGCTATTAAAGATATAGAAGAAATGAAAGATTGTCCTAAAAATTTAGAGTATTTTACTAATGTATTAAAAAGAACTTTTGTTGATTGTGAAAGTATTAAAGATAGAGAAAAGGTAGATACGATTGGAACATATTGTGTTATGGTTCCAGAAGAACTGATATATGCTTCTGGGGCTATACCTGTTAGGTTGTGTGGAGGGAATCACATTGCAACACTAGCAGGGGATGAGAAAGCTCCTAGGGATGCATGTCCTCTTGTACGTTCATCAGTAGGGTTTCAAATGTATGATCTTTTACCTATATATAAGGATTGCAAAGCATTGATGATTCCTACAACTTGTGATGGAAAAAGAAAAATGACCTCAATTCTTTCAAAGTATAAAAAAGTGATTCCTCTTCATGTCCCTACATTAAAAGATGAAGAAGAATCAAAAGATGGATTCTTAAAAGACTTATATGCTTTAAAGAACACTTTAGAGAAAATTACAGGAAATGAAATAACATATGATCGATTAAAGTACGCTATTGAAGCTGTGGCTTCTGCTCAATATGAGATTAGGCGACTATATAACATAAAAAAACAAAATCCTTCGGTGATAAAGGGGACTCATGCCATGGCAGTATTGAATTCCTATGCTTATGACAGAGTAGATTTGTGGGCAGATGCTTTGTCTAAATTGAATGATGAGTTAGAAAAAAAGATTAAAGAAAAAAAACATATAGGATCAAAAAAATCTCCTAGGATATTAATTACAGGATCACCAGTAATTTTTCCAAATATAAAAATACCTTATTTAATTGAAGAACAAGGAGGAATTGTTGCAGCAGACGAAACCTGTATGGGAGAAAGAGGTCTTTATGATCCTGTGGCAGTAACAGATAATTCTTTTGAGGGTATGATGAGAGGATTATCTTTAAGATATACATTACCATGTACTTGTCCATCGTTTACTTATAATGATGAAAGGTTATTTAAAATAAAGCAGCTAACAAAGGATTTTGATATAGATGGTATTGTTTATCATGTGATCAGAGGATGTGTATCATATGATTTTGAACTCAGATATATAGAAAGTGAAATGAAGAAACACAACATACCTGTACTTAGAGTTGAAACAGATTATAATACAGAGGATGTAGAGCAATTAAGGATAAGAATTGAAGCGTTTATGGAAATGATCAAAGCGTAA